A single region of the bacterium genome encodes:
- a CDS encoding radical SAM protein has product MDRLEDRWAVCKTGRFAIVNSFSPHLGEEDCLRGRQGSGTIFFSMCNLKCVFCQNYAISHLGEGRPVPPQALAAMMLHLQDAGCHNINLVTPEHVVPQILESLPVAVEAGLNLPLVYNTSAYDAMDCLRLLDGIVDIYMPDFKCWDREVARRYLLTRDYPEAARASIDEMHRQSGDLVFDEHGLALRGLLVRHLVMPDGLAGTAEVMRWLAESISADTYVNLMDQYAPGGKVGAGRFPELNRRTTRDEYRDAVAAARGAGLWRFDQRSRRGWI; this is encoded by the coding sequence GTGGACCGACTGGAAGATCGTTGGGCGGTCTGCAAGACCGGCCGATTCGCCATTGTCAACTCGTTCTCCCCTCACCTAGGAGAGGAGGACTGTCTGAGGGGCCGGCAGGGAAGCGGCACGATCTTCTTCTCGATGTGCAACCTGAAGTGCGTCTTCTGCCAGAACTACGCGATCAGCCACCTCGGCGAAGGCCGGCCGGTACCGCCTCAGGCGCTGGCAGCCATGATGCTTCATCTTCAGGATGCGGGCTGCCACAACATCAACCTGGTCACGCCAGAGCACGTCGTGCCGCAGATCCTGGAGTCGCTGCCCGTGGCTGTCGAGGCAGGATTGAACCTACCCCTGGTGTACAACACAAGCGCATACGACGCGATGGACTGCCTGCGCCTGCTCGATGGCATCGTGGACATCTACATGCCCGATTTCAAGTGCTGGGACCGCGAGGTCGCCCGCCGCTACCTGCTGACGCGGGACTATCCTGAGGCGGCGCGGGCGTCCATCGACGAGATGCACCGCCAGAGCGGCGACCTGGTCTTCGACGAGCACGGGCTGGCGCTGCGGGGATTGCTCGTCCGGCACCTGGTGATGCCCGATGGTCTGGCAGGGACGGCTGAGGTCATGCGCTGGCTGGCTGAGTCGATCTCCGCGGACACCTATGTCAACCTGATGGACCAGTACGCGCCGGGGGGCAAGGTGGGAGCAGGCCGCTTCCCTGAGCTGAACCGTCGGACAACCCGTGATGAATACCGTGACGCGGTTGCGGCGGCGCGTGGCGCCGGACTCTGGAGGTTTGACCAGCGAAGCAGGAGGGGATGGATATGA
- a CDS encoding DUF2703 domain-containing protein: protein MRIEFFYWEDCPSHTEALERIRQVMREEGLADQVEVVRIATAEDADRHRFPGSPTIRINGEDLQPEGAQGQAMLTCRTYHTEAGRLSPLPTATMIRRALQAARRADGGG, encoded by the coding sequence GTGCGGATAGAGTTCTTCTACTGGGAGGACTGCCCTTCGCACACGGAGGCCCTGGAACGAATCCGGCAGGTCATGCGCGAAGAGGGACTGGCCGACCAGGTGGAGGTGGTCCGCATCGCCACGGCGGAAGACGCGGACCGCCACCGTTTTCCCGGATCGCCCACGATCCGCATCAACGGCGAGGACCTGCAGCCCGAAGGTGCCCAGGGACAGGCGATGCTGACCTGCCGCACCTACCACACGGAGGCCGGCCGGCTCTCGCCTCTGCCAACGGCCACAATGATCCGGAGGGCGCTTCAAGCAGCCCGCCGGGCAGACGGAGGAGGATGA
- the rlmD gene encoding 23S rRNA (uracil(1939)-C(5))-methyltransferase RlmD, with amino-acid sequence MLKRGEEVRVTVDRLAYGGKGVGRIDGFVVFVAGAAPGDVVRARIVRARRTYAEAEAVAVEVASADRTEPRCPHFGPCGGCAWQHIAYAAQASAKESIVRESFAHLGGITGAMVHPIVPAPDPWYYRNKMEFSFHPDGVLGLHRRGEWNRIVPVDACFLQSPESVALVAAVRAFARQHGLAPYDPKTHAGFLRSLVIREARGTGDRLVGLLTSPGPFAASAAFVQEVVGIVPGVTGIVRGIVTATSEGAPPSGVETLYGSSTLEERLVGLRFRIGLNTFFQTNTAQAARMIDYVVERAQPFASARVVDLYCGIGTFALPLSRAGGRVVGIELLAASVDAARANAALNGLDGVEFTAGDARLMLPAVVAGHGTPDVLVLDPPRAGAGGKVMRKIGRSGARRIIYVSCNPTTLAPDLKELMPFGYGLVDVQPFDLFPQTHHVEAIAVLDRQT; translated from the coding sequence ATGCTGAAGCGCGGAGAGGAAGTCAGGGTGACGGTGGACCGTCTTGCCTATGGCGGGAAGGGGGTCGGCCGCATCGACGGGTTTGTCGTCTTCGTGGCCGGCGCCGCGCCGGGTGATGTCGTGCGCGCGCGCATCGTCCGGGCGCGAAGAACATACGCGGAGGCCGAGGCGGTGGCGGTCGAGGTTGCGTCAGCGGACCGCACCGAACCACGCTGTCCCCATTTCGGTCCCTGTGGCGGATGCGCGTGGCAGCACATAGCGTACGCCGCGCAGGCCAGCGCGAAGGAGTCGATCGTTCGGGAAAGCTTCGCCCACCTGGGCGGCATCACCGGGGCGATGGTACACCCGATCGTTCCTGCGCCGGATCCCTGGTACTACCGCAACAAGATGGAGTTCTCGTTCCATCCGGATGGGGTGCTGGGGCTTCATCGGCGTGGCGAGTGGAACAGGATTGTGCCTGTGGATGCCTGCTTTCTGCAGTCCCCTGAATCGGTCGCGCTGGTGGCCGCGGTGCGGGCGTTTGCGCGGCAACACGGCCTGGCACCGTACGATCCGAAGACCCACGCCGGGTTCCTGCGCTCGCTTGTGATCCGCGAGGCCAGGGGAACCGGCGACCGCCTGGTAGGCCTCCTGACCTCCCCCGGTCCGTTCGCCGCCTCGGCCGCGTTTGTACAGGAGGTGGTGGGGATAGTCCCCGGGGTTACGGGGATCGTGCGGGGAATCGTGACGGCAACCTCTGAGGGCGCTCCACCCTCGGGGGTCGAGACCCTGTACGGCAGCAGTACCCTTGAAGAACGGCTGGTGGGACTGCGCTTCCGGATCGGACTCAACACTTTCTTCCAGACGAACACTGCGCAGGCCGCCCGCATGATCGATTACGTGGTCGAGCGCGCGCAGCCGTTCGCCTCGGCGCGCGTGGTGGACCTCTACTGCGGGATTGGCACCTTCGCACTGCCTCTGTCCCGAGCCGGTGGCCGGGTGGTCGGCATCGAACTGCTGGCTGCCTCGGTGGATGCGGCCCGCGCGAACGCCGCGCTCAACGGCCTGGACGGTGTGGAGTTCACGGCCGGTGACGCGAGATTGATGCTGCCCGCGGTGGTTGCCGGACACGGCACGCCGGACGTGCTCGTGCTGGATCCACCCCGGGCCGGCGCCGGTGGGAAGGTCATGCGCAAGATAGGCCGGAGTGGCGCCCGCCGGATCATCTACGTGTCGTGCAACCCCACGACACTCGCGCCGGACCTCAAAGAACTTATGCCATTCGGGTACGGGCTGGTGGACGTGCAACCGTTCGATCTGTTTCCGCAGACG
- a CDS encoding C45 family peptidase has product MSDLSLPFLRLTGGPREIGEGHGRAAADLVAHNLDLYFRRFAGEISLSRDEVLRRTERFWPDVRARDVAFAEMVEGLAYGAGRPTMEVAALNLRYELFYGEFSRLGKLELGGMPAPAGECTIFAVTPEASDDGHLWVGENWDWIPGVAGVLQHVTHTDGLRVLCFTEAGIAGGKIGLNSAGIGLAVSGLISDDDDWTRMGSPFHVRTWEVLSSSALEKAVDAVAQGVRACSANFLVARAGERGEGTAVDLEAAPRGVCTLEPINGILVHANHFRDPERLGIWQPITDEWRSTFHRCARAERLLSGAASLGPISAGTMRTILQDHEGHPESVCRHSNPALPEAERYQTGVSILMDLHAGCMQVAAGPPCTFSYRKYCV; this is encoded by the coding sequence GTGAGCGACCTCTCGCTGCCATTCCTACGACTGACGGGTGGTCCGCGTGAGATCGGAGAAGGGCACGGCCGGGCCGCAGCCGACCTCGTCGCCCACAACCTCGACCTATACTTCCGCCGGTTCGCCGGCGAGATCTCCCTGTCGCGAGACGAGGTACTCAGGCGGACGGAGCGATTCTGGCCCGATGTCCGCGCCCGAGACGTCGCCTTTGCCGAAATGGTGGAGGGCCTGGCGTACGGGGCGGGCCGGCCCACAATGGAAGTGGCCGCGCTCAACTTGCGGTATGAGCTGTTCTATGGCGAGTTCTCGCGGCTGGGCAAGCTTGAACTGGGCGGGATGCCTGCGCCCGCAGGAGAGTGCACGATCTTCGCGGTCACGCCGGAGGCGTCGGATGACGGCCACCTTTGGGTCGGCGAGAACTGGGACTGGATCCCCGGGGTGGCCGGAGTGCTCCAGCACGTTACGCATACGGACGGACTGCGCGTGCTGTGCTTCACTGAAGCCGGGATCGCCGGCGGCAAGATCGGTCTGAACAGCGCAGGGATCGGCCTCGCCGTAAGCGGCCTGATCTCCGACGACGACGACTGGACGCGCATGGGCTCTCCATTTCACGTGCGCACCTGGGAGGTTCTGAGCAGCTCGGCGTTGGAAAAGGCCGTTGACGCCGTGGCGCAGGGGGTCCGTGCGTGTTCCGCCAACTTCCTGGTGGCCAGGGCAGGGGAGAGGGGGGAAGGGACGGCAGTGGATCTGGAGGCCGCGCCGCGCGGCGTCTGCACCCTCGAGCCCATCAACGGGATCCTGGTTCATGCCAACCACTTCCGTGATCCCGAGCGTCTCGGGATCTGGCAGCCGATTACCGACGAATGGCGCTCAACCTTCCACCGGTGCGCCCGGGCAGAGCGGCTCCTTTCGGGGGCTGCTTCCCTCGGCCCGATCTCCGCCGGCACCATGCGGACGATCCTGCAGGACCACGAGGGTCACCCCGAGTCGGTCTGCCGGCATTCCAACCCGGCATTGCCGGAGGCCGAGCGCTACCAGACCGGGGTCTCAATCCTGATGGATCTCCACGCCGGCTGCATGCAGGTCGCGGCAGGTCCTCCGTGCACGTTCTCGTACCGCAAGTACTGCGTGTAG
- a CDS encoding zinc-dependent alcohol dehydrogenase family protein, whose protein sequence is MRAARLYSPAPVETAPLVLEEWEAPLPGPGQVGIRVHTCGVCHTDLHIVEGDLPPHRSPVVVGHQIVGTVDRLGPDVTPGLEGQRVGVTWLAHACGACAFCASGEENLCPQARFTGYDVDGGFAGYTLACAAFVVPVPPTFDDVAAAPLLCAGVIGYRALHVVGLKPGEHLALFGFGASAHLAIQVARHWGCTVGVVTRGAEHRTLAEELGARWAVEPGAAPPVPCDRAIVFAPSGEVVVAALRAVRPGGTVAINAVTLDRIPAMPYSMLYGERVLRTVSHLTRADAHAFLRLAAEIPVRVDAESHPLEAANEVLLRLKRRELRAAAVLDLAG, encoded by the coding sequence ATGCGCGCTGCCCGCCTCTACTCCCCTGCCCCAGTCGAGACCGCACCGCTCGTGCTTGAAGAGTGGGAAGCACCGCTCCCCGGCCCTGGTCAGGTGGGCATCCGCGTGCACACCTGCGGGGTCTGCCATACCGACCTGCACATCGTCGAGGGCGACCTGCCTCCCCACCGGTCACCCGTGGTTGTGGGGCACCAGATCGTCGGCACGGTTGACCGGCTCGGTCCGGATGTCACCCCTGGTTTGGAAGGGCAACGTGTGGGCGTGACCTGGCTGGCGCATGCCTGTGGGGCGTGCGCGTTCTGCGCTAGCGGCGAGGAGAACCTCTGCCCGCAGGCCCGGTTCACCGGCTACGACGTTGACGGTGGCTTCGCCGGATACACCCTGGCCTGCGCAGCGTTCGTGGTTCCCGTTCCGCCGACTTTCGACGATGTCGCAGCAGCGCCGCTCCTGTGCGCCGGCGTGATCGGCTACCGGGCGCTGCATGTCGTGGGGCTGAAGCCCGGAGAGCATCTGGCGCTCTTCGGGTTCGGCGCCTCGGCGCACCTGGCGATCCAGGTCGCCCGGCACTGGGGATGCACGGTAGGGGTCGTGACGCGCGGGGCGGAACACCGCACCCTGGCCGAGGAACTGGGTGCGCGCTGGGCGGTCGAGCCCGGCGCCGCGCCTCCGGTGCCCTGCGATCGGGCGATTGTCTTCGCACCTTCAGGTGAGGTGGTTGTAGCCGCGCTGCGGGCGGTGCGGCCGGGCGGCACGGTGGCGATCAACGCCGTGACGCTGGACCGCATCCCTGCGATGCCCTACTCGATGCTTTACGGGGAGCGCGTCCTGCGCACGGTCAGCCATCTGACCCGTGCGGACGCACATGCCTTCCTGCGGCTTGCCGCGGAGATCCCCGTGCGGGTGGATGCGGAGTCACATCCCCTGGAGGCTGCCAACGAGGTGCTGCTGCGCCTGAAGCGGCGAGAGCTGCGCGCGGCGGCGGTGTTGGACTTGGCCGGGTAG
- a CDS encoding thioredoxin family protein: MPLAIGDRIVPFSLPATDGSTVSADQFADQAVLGVVFWCNHCPYVKAWEDRLIAIQREYAERGVQMVMISSNDPVAYPDDSFEAMRSHAREKAYPFPYLFDGSQQVARSYGATRTPEVFLFDRERVLRYHGAPDDNFERPELVTSHYLRDALDALLAGGTPAEATTPPRGCTIKWKAV, encoded by the coding sequence ATGCCCCTGGCCATAGGTGACCGGATAGTGCCTTTCTCTCTCCCCGCGACCGACGGTTCCACTGTCTCGGCAGATCAGTTCGCGGATCAAGCGGTGCTGGGCGTCGTGTTCTGGTGCAACCATTGCCCCTACGTCAAGGCATGGGAAGACCGGCTGATAGCCATTCAGCGCGAGTACGCCGAACGAGGCGTCCAGATGGTCATGATCAGCAGCAACGACCCGGTGGCCTATCCCGACGACTCGTTCGAGGCGATGCGGTCGCACGCACGAGAGAAGGCGTACCCGTTCCCCTACCTGTTCGACGGGTCGCAGCAGGTCGCCAGGAGCTACGGCGCAACGCGCACGCCCGAGGTCTTCCTGTTCGACCGCGAGCGGGTGCTGCGCTACCACGGTGCGCCCGACGACAACTTCGAGCGTCCCGAGTTGGTAACCAGCCACTACCTCCGAGACGCGCTGGATGCGCTCCTGGCGGGAGGAACCCCGGCAGAGGCGACCACACCACCCAGGGGCTGCACGATCAAGTGGAAAGCCGTCTGA
- a CDS encoding phenylalanine--tRNA ligase beta subunit-related protein has translation MTEVQVEPSVAAHVRVAVVEAAGVTVADHDPGLWEEIEAVGARLRASYAGREPAQIEGLQPARELYRRIGVDPTKLRPSSEALLRRVLRGNGLPRINTLVDINNLCSLEFLLPIGLHDLDCVRGVLVIRRGGPGEGYDAIGKGPYSVEGRLTVADDDGPCGSPTSDSQRTMITPATRRCLMIIYAPTSYDPARLEAHASLAASRIREFAGGTIEQSGLR, from the coding sequence ATGACCGAGGTGCAGGTGGAACCGTCAGTCGCGGCCCATGTGCGGGTCGCCGTCGTCGAGGCAGCCGGGGTAACGGTGGCGGACCATGATCCAGGACTCTGGGAGGAGATCGAGGCGGTCGGCGCGCGTCTTCGTGCCTCGTACGCCGGGCGCGAGCCTGCGCAGATCGAGGGTCTCCAGCCTGCCAGGGAGCTGTACCGACGGATAGGCGTGGATCCAACAAAGCTGCGGCCCTCCTCCGAAGCGCTGCTGCGGCGTGTCCTGCGGGGCAACGGGCTGCCCAGGATCAACACGCTCGTGGACATCAACAACCTCTGCTCTCTCGAGTTCCTGCTGCCAATCGGGCTGCACGATCTCGATTGCGTCCGAGGGGTCCTTGTCATACGCCGCGGAGGGCCGGGTGAGGGATACGACGCGATCGGCAAGGGGCCCTACAGCGTCGAGGGCCGTCTCACCGTTGCCGATGACGACGGTCCGTGCGGCAGCCCGACCAGCGACTCGCAGCGGACGATGATAACGCCGGCGACCAGGCGCTGCCTGATGATAATCTACGCACCGACCAGCTACGATCCTGCGCGGCTCGAAGCGCACGCCTCTCTGGCCGCCTCGCGGATCAGGGAGTTCGCCGGCGGTACGATAGAGCAATCTGGGCTTCGTTAG
- a CDS encoding EamA family transporter has protein sequence MTGELAALAAALSFGISTVLARRFMVAVAPEAGVLVSIATNVLIFSTILAAAALGGLLPAIHPISILMFAAGGIAGTLLGRNLAYQTIRRLGPALSTAIRLSNSIFTLLFGYLFLGELLRPWQVVGLATVTVGLWISLWTGRQAGRVGPRALDMVGIAMALAGAAAFALGDTARRFGLILTPAPILGAAVGAATALLAHLLWSAFYRSARWPAGRDWLRGDLLGSALFNTMAILLLFTALRHAPVAIASVLYNLQALVVLIASPVLLRGQETITVWIVLGTMIALAGTALILLG, from the coding sequence GTGACCGGGGAACTCGCGGCGCTGGCCGCCGCGCTGTCGTTCGGGATCAGCACGGTCCTGGCAAGGCGCTTCATGGTGGCGGTTGCCCCTGAAGCCGGGGTCCTGGTAAGCATCGCCACAAACGTCCTGATCTTCTCGACCATCCTGGCTGCTGCTGCTCTGGGTGGGCTGCTGCCGGCGATCCACCCGATCTCAATCCTCATGTTCGCCGCCGGGGGGATAGCCGGCACGCTGCTGGGCCGGAATCTCGCGTACCAGACCATCCGGCGCCTGGGACCTGCTCTCTCCACCGCCATCCGGCTGAGCAACAGCATCTTCACGTTGCTGTTCGGCTACCTCTTTCTCGGCGAGCTACTACGCCCCTGGCAGGTCGTTGGGTTGGCCACTGTTACAGTCGGTCTCTGGATCAGCCTTTGGACTGGACGCCAGGCAGGCCGCGTGGGCCCGCGGGCCCTGGACATGGTGGGAATAGCGATGGCGTTGGCAGGAGCCGCCGCGTTCGCCCTTGGCGATACCGCGCGACGGTTCGGACTTATCCTGACGCCGGCGCCGATCCTGGGCGCCGCCGTGGGCGCGGCCACGGCGCTGCTGGCCCATCTGCTCTGGTCGGCCTTCTACCGATCGGCCCGGTGGCCGGCCGGCAGGGATTGGCTCCGCGGCGACCTGCTGGGCAGCGCTCTTTTCAACACCATGGCGATCCTGCTGCTCTTCACGGCACTCCGGCACGCCCCTGTCGCCATCGCGTCGGTGCTGTACAACCTGCAGGCGCTCGTGGTGCTGATCGCCAGTCCGGTCCTCCTGCGCGGTCAGGAGACGATCACAGTCTGGATCGTGCTCGGGACAATGATCGCGCTTGCCGGGACGGCCCTGATCCTGCTGGGATGA
- a CDS encoding ABC transporter substrate-binding protein, with translation MKASRASVARKESWIVKMTGRSWHRGQALRTVAVAGLLAVLLTGCGGGGAGGEIHIGVAISSFGPSAAVKEDVVRGVETAVAEINSAGGIKARHLKVVIEESGSDKETGLKAVHRLIDTEKAVLIVNGTRSDVFGNWAEYARSKDVVVINATASSPLVSRLGGTVYTVTVAHAELGGQLAKWVYESGHRKVAVLFPAGQLGSEMQRGASEGLRRLGGAIVASVGYEPGRADYSSDLARVASERPDAVIACLSGEEGNLLFRQARQTRMLGPWYLAYPSQLKVEGPSLAAGRVFGIEVAYTQPSAEKFRAHYASRYENATPSPWAAYSFDGTWMVAYAMRRVGTEASKIAQVFARGGKGYAGATGILDFDKHGHRTAPQFERLKVSSDGKLMPAK, from the coding sequence GTGAAGGCGAGTAGGGCGAGTGTCGCGCGAAAGGAGAGTTGGATCGTCAAAATGACTGGTCGATCTTGGCACAGAGGGCAGGCGCTCCGCACGGTCGCGGTCGCGGGGCTGCTTGCGGTACTGCTAACGGGTTGTGGAGGGGGCGGTGCCGGCGGGGAGATCCACATTGGCGTTGCTATCTCCTCGTTCGGACCTTCGGCGGCTGTCAAGGAAGATGTGGTTCGCGGAGTCGAGACCGCCGTCGCGGAGATCAATTCGGCGGGAGGGATCAAAGCTCGCCACCTCAAGGTTGTCATCGAGGAGAGCGGGTCTGACAAGGAGACCGGTTTGAAGGCCGTTCACAGACTGATCGACACCGAGAAGGCGGTACTGATTGTCAACGGAACGAGAAGCGATGTCTTCGGCAACTGGGCCGAGTATGCGCGGTCGAAGGACGTCGTTGTGATCAACGCCACCGCCAGCAGTCCTCTCGTAAGTCGGCTCGGGGGCACAGTGTACACAGTCACCGTGGCGCACGCCGAGCTCGGGGGACAACTGGCCAAGTGGGTGTATGAATCGGGTCATCGAAAGGTGGCAGTCCTGTTTCCGGCCGGACAGCTTGGAAGCGAGATGCAAAGGGGGGCAAGCGAGGGACTCAGACGGCTGGGCGGGGCAATTGTCGCCTCCGTCGGGTACGAGCCCGGCCGGGCTGACTACAGCTCCGACTTGGCCCGCGTCGCCTCTGAGCGCCCGGATGCCGTCATAGCGTGCCTCTCCGGGGAAGAGGGAAATCTCCTGTTCAGGCAGGCTAGGCAGACGCGGATGCTGGGCCCCTGGTATCTCGCCTATCCCTCCCAGCTGAAGGTCGAGGGTCCTTCGCTGGCCGCTGGCCGCGTGTTCGGGATTGAGGTCGCGTACACTCAGCCGTCCGCCGAGAAGTTCCGGGCGCACTACGCGTCACGTTACGAGAACGCCACTCCTTCGCCGTGGGCCGCGTACAGTTTTGATGGCACCTGGATGGTCGCCTATGCCATGCGTAGGGTGGGAACGGAAGCTAGCAAGATAGCACAGGTGTTCGCGCGGGGCGGGAAGGGGTACGCTGGTGCAACCGGCATCCTGGACTTTGACAAGCACGGACACCGGACCGCGCCGCAGTTCGAGAGACTGAAGGTATCAAGTGACGGGAAGCTCATGCCTGCCAAGTAG
- a CDS encoding nitroreductase family protein — MDLYRCVVTKRDLRTYTNQAIEPGLLRRILNAGRRSGSARNRQPWQFVAVTDSEVLQRLARCGRFAGHLASAPAAVVILVEEHGQIFDAGRCAQSMMLAAWSMGIASCPVTLHHDAETRAALGLPEGPVVATAIALGYPDPRGRGRLERLALRVVAGRGRRPLADLVHWNRYGRRLL; from the coding sequence GTGGATCTCTACCGCTGCGTGGTCACCAAGCGCGACCTGCGGACGTACACCAACCAGGCCATTGAGCCGGGATTGCTGCGGCGGATACTCAATGCCGGCCGCCGCAGCGGCAGCGCCCGCAACCGGCAGCCCTGGCAGTTTGTGGCAGTCACCGATAGCGAGGTGTTGCAGCGCCTTGCGCGGTGCGGCCGCTTTGCCGGACACCTGGCTTCCGCCCCGGCCGCGGTGGTTATTCTCGTCGAGGAGCACGGCCAGATCTTCGACGCCGGACGCTGTGCGCAGTCGATGATGCTGGCAGCCTGGAGCATGGGGATCGCCTCTTGTCCGGTTACGCTGCACCACGACGCAGAGACTCGTGCGGCGCTGGGACTACCCGAAGGACCGGTGGTGGCCACGGCGATCGCACTGGGCTATCCTGACCCGCGCGGGCGGGGACGCCTGGAGCGTCTCGCATTGCGCGTGGTCGCCGGACGGGGCCGCAGGCCGCTGGCGGATCTGGTGCATTGGAATCGTTATGGCCGGCGTCTGCTATAA
- a CDS encoding GNAT family N-acetyltransferase codes for MRETVGHRPPAPAVVREARDTDEARILEIGNALFPDYPETLDEFREFRARLQEGGYSSILVVAETPTGEVVGHSHAHHMPGQFDPARYRMGVYTDPDWQGRCIGSALYSHMRGVLTTRGALVIESFARETMPEAIRFLVHRGFRETMRTWEVRLDLGRFDPAPFVHYLEHARGEGVTIVTLEDELRRDPGALRRAYELHNAVVADIPMPIPYTPIPFEVYVRSTIESPRALPDAYFLALAGDDYVGEANLQRPAHGTHLYHGVTGVLPAHRGRGIAGALKLATIAYGRQHGYSEIRTWNEMHNTGMLAINERLGFTRQPAWITFEAALDSGAGP; via the coding sequence TTGCGCGAGACGGTTGGTCACCGGCCCCCAGCCCCCGCGGTGGTTCGCGAGGCCAGAGACACCGACGAGGCGAGGATCCTGGAGATCGGCAACGCCCTCTTCCCGGACTACCCAGAGACCCTGGACGAGTTCCGAGAGTTCCGGGCGCGGTTGCAGGAGGGTGGGTACTCGTCCATCCTGGTGGTGGCCGAAACCCCGACGGGAGAGGTGGTCGGGCACTCCCATGCCCACCACATGCCAGGGCAGTTCGATCCCGCTCGGTATCGCATGGGCGTCTACACCGACCCTGATTGGCAGGGTCGGTGCATAGGATCCGCGCTGTACTCTCACATGCGAGGGGTGCTCACCACGCGAGGCGCACTGGTGATCGAGTCGTTCGCCCGGGAGACCATGCCCGAGGCAATCCGGTTCCTGGTCCACCGGGGATTTCGGGAGACGATGCGGACCTGGGAGGTCCGGCTGGACCTTGGACGGTTCGACCCGGCGCCGTTTGTGCACTACCTCGAGCACGCGCGAGGGGAGGGCGTCACGATCGTGACGCTGGAGGATGAGCTCCGGCGCGACCCCGGCGCGCTGCGCCGCGCCTACGAGTTGCACAACGCCGTGGTCGCGGACATTCCTATGCCAATTCCGTACACACCAATCCCCTTTGAAGTGTACGTGCGCAGCACCATCGAGTCGCCGCGGGCGTTGCCCGACGCCTACTTCCTGGCGCTGGCAGGCGATGACTACGTGGGCGAGGCCAACCTGCAGCGGCCTGCGCACGGAACGCACCTATACCATGGTGTCACCGGCGTGCTTCCGGCGCACCGTGGGCGGGGCATCGCCGGGGCGCTCAAGCTGGCAACGATCGCCTACGGGCGGCAGCACGGCTACTCGGAGATCCGCACCTGGAACGAGATGCACAACACCGGCATGCTGGCGATCAACGAGCGGCTGGGGTTTACCCGACAGCCTGCCTGGATCACGTTCGAGGCGGCCCTGGATTCCGGAGCCGGGCCGTGA